ACAACTTCATTTTCTCCAAAAGAATCATCTTGTATATGCATTATTGCTTGATGAACATTTGGATCAAATCCTTCTTCTGTAGATATTTCTTCTACACCAAGTTTTGCTAATGAATCTAGCAAACTTTTTAATGTCATTTCAACTCCAGTTCTAAGAGAACTTTCATCGCCAACAGCTGATACAGCTCTTTCTAAGTTATCTATTGCTGGTACAATCTCTTTAAGAGTATCTACAACAGCATTATCATAAATTTCTTCTTTTTCCTTAGCTGATCTATTTCTATGATTTTCATATTCTTTATCTAATCTCATAAGCTTATCACGAAGGGCTTCTACTTCCTTTGAAAGCTTTTTACTATTTTCAGCTTCTTTAGTATATTTTACTTTATAGTAATCTTCTTCATTAATTACTTTAGATTCCTCTTCTGAATTATTTTCAACATTATCAGATTCTATATTTTCTTCACAATTGTTAGTGCATTCCTCATTTATCGATTCTTCTGCACAACTTGAATCTTTCATTTCTTCTTTCATTTCCTCATTATTAGTTGTCAATTACATCACCTCTCTACTCTTCACCTAATCTTTTAGTTATAGTTCTATTTAATTCATTAACAAAAGATGTTAATATAGATACTATTCTTGCATATGGAATTCTTGTTGGTCCAATAAGTCCTATGGTACCAAGTGGTCTATCACCTAGTTTGTAAGTAGCCTTTATAACAGAACATTCTTTTGCTCCTATTATTTTGTTTTCTTCACCGATAACAATATTAAAATCGCTCTCAGCTTTCAATAGGCTATTTACATTTTTGGTATCTTCTAATAAGTTGAACATATTTTTAACTTTATCAATATCTTTATACTCAGGCATAGAAAATAAATTTTGTATTCCTTCAACGTAAATTTCAGAATCATAATCATCTTTCATTTCATTAATAATTTGA
Above is a genomic segment from Clostridium bornimense containing:
- the grpE gene encoding nucleotide exchange factor GrpE, with protein sequence MKEEMKDSSCAEESINEECTNNCEENIESDNVENNSEEESKVINEEDYYKVKYTKEAENSKKLSKEVEALRDKLMRLDKEYENHRNRSAKEKEEIYDNAVVDTLKEIVPAIDNLERAVSAVGDESSLRTGVEMTLKSLLDSLAKLGVEEISTEEGFDPNVHQAIMHIQDDSFGENEVVEVFQKGYKKESKVLRYSMVKVAN